A region of the Oceanihabitans sp. IOP_32 genome:
GAAACGTTTTGGTTTATAACAAAAATAACAAGTATAAATTTAGCAATTAAAGCGCGAGTTTTATTAAAATATTGGTTTTATTTTAAAGAATTAGAAAAATTTGTGAGGTTAATTAATAATGAGCAATAAAAGTAAAGGTATAAAATGGAAAAGGGCTTCAACCATAGGATGAAGCCCTTTTCATTTATATAGACGCAAATCGCGGAAAAAACTATCTTTATTACATATACGTCCACAAAGGGGTTTTGGATGTTTTAACTGCCATTGCTTAAAAAATGCTATTCTAAAATTACCTGTATGTTAGTGAAATTGAGATTCCAATCTGAGTCTTGTTTTTTATGTTCTAAGGCAATTGTGATACCATTAAAATTTTGATGATTCTCGAAAGTATTAACTATTGATGGTTCTTTTTGGTTTTCTTTTCTGTAAATCCATTCTTTTATTAAATAAGCATCGTCAAAATAAATGTCGTAGGCATCGCCTGGGGTATAACCACCATCGTTTGGGTAGCTAAGCGTAATTTTATTCATTTCAATTTTACTTATCGGTGCCTTTTCCTTTAGGGGCTCAGAAATGCTTGTACCGCTATCCCAGACCAATTGAAAGGGTATAAGGAGCCAAAATTTATCGTTTATAAAAGCTTGATCTGCTTTAATACTTGTGCTGTCAACCGTGGCTTTGTTGTATGAAACCACTTCATCATTTGTAGTCATAACCACATCGCCAGTTTTAGGTTTCCAGCGCCATGCTCTTTTAAAATGACTATTACCTCGATCTACATTAAAAGTAAATTGAATTTCTGAGACATTTTTCCAATGTTCAAGACCATGTGCATTAGCTATCTTTTCGGCTATAGAAACTTCGGGTTCGGCTTTACAGCCCATAAAAAATATGGTTATACAGGTGAAGTAAATTAAGTTTTTCATAAATTTAGATTTTTTGTAAAGATATGATTTGAAGATGACATCAAATAACGATTATTTTAAAACCAATAAAGACACTTGGAACCAAAAGGTAAAAGTACATGCCAAAAGTGCGATGTATAATGTAGATGAATTTAAAAAGGGAAAATCGTCATTAATGCCTTATGAGCTCAATGCACTGGGTAGTGTAAACGGAAAATCATTATTGCATTTACAATGTCATTTTGGACAAGATACATTGAGTTGGTCTAGATTAGGAGCAATATGTACGGGTGTAGATTTGAGTGATGCTGGCATTAATATGGCGAAGCAATTAAATGATGAATTACAGCTTAATGCTGAGTTTTTTTGCTGTAATGTTTTAGATACTTCTAGTGTTGTTAAGGCTACTTTTGATATTGTTTTTACCAGCTATGGTGTTATTGGATGGTTACCCAATTTAAAACCTTGGGCAGCCATGATTGCAGAGCGTTTAAAAAAAGGCGGGACGTTTTACATGGTTGAATTTCATCCTATTGTTTGGATGTTTGATTATCTAGAAAGTCAACCCACCATAAAATATGGTTATAT
Encoded here:
- a CDS encoding class I SAM-dependent methyltransferase; its protein translation is MTSNNDYFKTNKDTWNQKVKVHAKSAMYNVDEFKKGKSSLMPYELNALGSVNGKSLLHLQCHFGQDTLSWSRLGAICTGVDLSDAGINMAKQLNDELQLNAEFFCCNVLDTSSVVKATFDIVFTSYGVIGWLPNLKPWAAMIAERLKKGGTFYMVEFHPIVWMFDYLESQPTIKYGYMQDEVIYEEYEGTYANQESKMLSKEYSWNHGLGEVVTALTEAGLHIDYLKEQHESPYDVLPDLTKTETGMYVTKEKLYPLIFELKARKL